One window of Camelina sativa cultivar DH55 chromosome 4, Cs, whole genome shotgun sequence genomic DNA carries:
- the LOC104781226 gene encoding ATP-dependent RNA helicase DEAH12, chloroplastic-like, translating to MATQSVNAVIVDLPGDVNDDGDNSDCFIFSKPLSTRGSTKRDAISVESYDRDRKLQRLLVCSPHTPVKSESPIYIDLDQYDDDDDDDVRILCFPPPTFTKLEKGQSSASKKTATFDCEICVESKSVIESFWISRCSHFYCSDCVSRYIAAKLQDNLLSIECPVSSCSGRLEPDQCRGILPREVFDRWGDALCEAVVMRSRRIYCPYKDCSALLFLDESEKNMKDAECPHCHRMVCVECGTTWHPEITCEEFQKMAENERGTDDLLLANMAKKKKWRRCPSCKFYIEKSQGCLYMKCRCGLAFCYNCGTPSRDHSHYCYNCRR from the exons ATGGCGACACAGTCAGTTAATGCAGTGATCGTTGATCTTCCCGGAGATGTAAACGACGACGGAGACAATTCCGATTGTTTCATCTTCTCCAAACCTCTCTCGACTCGTGGTTCCACTAAGCGTGACGCTATCTCCGTTGAGAGTTACGACCGTGATCGGAAACTCCAACGTCTCTTGGTATGCTCTCCTCACACCCCAGTCAAATCAGAATCTCCAATTTACATAGATCTTGATCAgtacgacgacgacgacgatgatgatgtcAGAATCCTCTGTTTCCCACCACCAACCTTTACCAAACTCGAAAAGGGACAGTCTTCGGCGTCAAAAAAGACGGCGACCTTCGACTGCGAGATATGTGTCGAATCAAAATCCGTGATTGAGTCGTTTTGGATCAGTAGATGCTCTCACTTCTACTGCAGCGACTGTGTCTCGAGATACATAGCAGCGAAATTACAAGACAACCTTCTCTCGATCGAGTGCCCTGTCTCTAGCTGCTCCGGTCGGCTGGAGCCGGACCAGTGTCGTGGAATCTTGCCGAGAGAGGTTTTTGATCGGTGGGGTGATGCTCTGTGTGAGGCAGTGGTGATGCGTTCGAGGAGAATCTACTGTCCGTACAAAGACTGCTCTGCTTTGCTCTTCTTGGACGAGAGTGAGAAGAACATGAAGGATGCGGAGTGTCCTCATTGCCATAGGATGGTGTGTGTGGAGTGTGGGACTACGTGGCATCCGGAGATCACTTGCGAGGAGTTTCAGAAGATGGCCGAGAACGAAAGAGGTACAGATGATCTTTTGCTCGCGAAtatggcgaagaagaagaaatggagaagGTGTCCTTCCTGCAAATTCTACATTGAAAAGTCTCAAGGCTGCTTGTACATGAAGTGCAG GTGTGGATTGGCTTTTTGCTACAATTGTGGAACACCATCTAGGGATCATTCTCATTATTGTTATAATTGTAGGCGTTGA
- the LOC109124759 gene encoding pentatricopeptide repeat-containing protein At3g53700, chloroplastic-like, with protein MAFSSCLKFYPFSISQAVTLTHQSFSLKLTPPSSTISFASPHSAALSSSDVKLLDSLRSQPDDSAALRLFNLASKQPDFSPEPVLYEEILLRLGRSGSFDDMRKLLDDMKRSGCEMGTSPFLVLIESYAQFDLYDEILGVVHWMIEGFGLKPDTHFYNRMLNLLVDGNNLKLVEVAHTEMSVWGIKPDVSTFNVLIKALCRAHQLRPAILMLEDMPSYGLVPDEKTFTTIMQGYIEEGDLDGASRIREQMVEFGCSWSNVSVNVIVHGFCKEGRVEDALNFIQEMSNQGGFFPDQYTFNTLVNGLCKAGHVKHAIEIMDVMLQEGYDPDVYTYNSVISGLCKLGEVKEAVEVLDQMITRDCSPNTVTYNTLISTLCKENQVEEATELARVLTSKGILPDVCTFNSLIQGLCLTRNHRVAMELFEEMRSKGCEPDEFTYNMLIDSLCSKGKLDEALNMLKQMESSGCARSVITYNTLIDGFCKANKIREAEEIFDEMEVHGVSRNSVTYNTLIDGLCKSRRVEDAAQLMDQMIMEGQKPDKFTYNSLLTHFCRGGDIKKAADIVQTMTSNGCEPDIVTYGTLISGLCKAGRVEVASKLLRSIQMKGIALTPHAYNPVIQGLFRKRKTTEALNLFREMLEQNAAAPDAVSYRIVFRGLCNGGGPIREAVDFLVELLEKGFVPEFSSLYMLAEGLLTLSMEETLVKLVNMVMQKARFSEEEVSMVKGLLKIRKYQDAMATLGGVLDSRQPRRTYRSR; from the coding sequence ATGGCTTTCTCTTCCTGTCTCAAATTCTATCCATTTTCAATCTCTCAAGCTGTAACCCTAACTCATCAATCCTTCTCTCTCAAGTTAACTCCTCCTTCTTCAACCATCTCCTTCGCTTCTCCTCACTCCGCAGCTCTCTCGTCTTCTGATGTCAAGCTTCTCGACTCACTCCGTAGCCAGCCAGATGACTCCGCAGCGCTTCGTCTCTTTAATTTGGCCTCTAAGCAGCCCGATTTCTCACCTGAACCTGTTTTATACGAGGAGATTCTCCTCCGGTTAGGTCGGTCTGGTTCGTTTGACGACATGAGGAAACTTCTCGACGATATGAAGAGGTCGGGATGCGAAATGGGTACTTCTCCTTTCTTGGTTTTAATCGAGAGTTACGCTCAATTCGATTTGTACGATGAGATTTTAGGTGTTGTTCATTGGATGATTGAAGGATTCGGGTTGAAACCCGATACCCATTTTTATAACCGGATGCTGAATCTTCTCGTTGATGGGAATAATCTGAAGCTTGTTGAGGTTGCTCACACGGAGATGAGTGTTTGGGGGATTAAACCAGATGTATCTACGTTTAATGTTTTGATTAAAGCTTTGTGTAGAGCTCATCAGCTTAGACCTGCGATTTTGATGTTGGAGGATATGCCTAGTTACGGTCTTGTGCCTGATGAGAAGACGTTTACAACGATTATGCAAGGGTACATTGAAGAAGGAGACTTGGATGGAGCTTCGAGAATTAGGGAACAGATGGTTgagtttggttgttcatggtctAATGTCAGTGTTAATGTTATTGTTCATGGTTTCTGCAAGGAAGGGAGAGTTGAAGACGCTCTCAATTTTATTCAGGAGATGTCTAATCAAGGCGGGTTTTTCCCGGATCAGTATACGTTCAACACTTTGGTTAACGGTTTGTGTAAAGCAGGGCATGTGAAGCATGCTATTGAGATTATGGATGTGATGCTTCAAGAAGGGTATGATCCAGATGTGTATACTTATAACTCGGTGATTTCGGGTTTGTGTAAACTTGGAGAGGTGAAAGAAGCAGTTGAGGTTCTTGATCAGATGATCACTAGAGATTGTTCACCAAACACGGTCACGTACAACACTTTGATCAGCACATTATGCAAGGAGAATCAGGTCGAGGAAGCTACGGAGCTTGCCCGCGTTCTCACCAGCAAAGGGATTCTTCCTGATGTTTGTACATTTAACTCGCTGATCCAAGGTTTGTGTTTGACTAGGAATCACCGGGTTGCGATGGAATTGTTTGAAGAGATGAGGAGCAAAGGATGTGAGCCTGACGAGTTCACTTACAATATGCTGATTGATAGTTTATGTTCTAAAGGGAAGCTAGATGAAGCTTTAAACATGCTTAAACAGATGGAATCGAGTGGCTGTGCACGTAGCGTGATAACTTACAACACTTTGATTGATGGGTTTTGTAAAGCCAACAAGATAAGAGAAGCCGAGGAGATATTCGATGAGATGGAAGTACATGGGGTTTCAAGAAACTCTGTTACATACAACACACTCATAGATGGGCTTTGTAAAAGCAGGCGAGTAGAAGACGCGGCTCAGCTCATGGATCAAATGATAATGGAAGGACAGAAACCTGACAAGTTCACATACAACTCGCTTCTAACACATTTCTGCAGAGGAGGTGACATAAAGAAGGCTGCTGATATCGTGCAGACCATGACCTCAAACGGGTGCGAACCAGACATTGTGACCTATGGAACCTTGATAAGCGGTTTGTGTAAAGCAGGTAGAGTTGAAGTTGCAAGTAAGCTTTTGAGGTCAATTCAGATGAAAGGGATTGCTTTGACTCCACACGCTTATAACCCGGTGATTCAAGGGTTGTTTAGAAAGAGGAAAACAACTGAAGCTCTAAATTTGTTTAGAGAAATGCTTGAGCAGAATGCAGCTGCACCTGATGCAGTCTCTTACAGAATCGTTTTCCGTGGGCTATGTAATGGAGGTGGACCGATCCGTGAAGCGGTGGACTTTCTTGTTGAGCTGTTAGAGAAAGGCTTTGTGCctgagttttcttctttgtacaTGTTGGCTGAAGGTCTTCTAACTTTGTCAATGGAGGAGACACTGGTGAAGTTAGTTAACATGGTGATGCAGAAAGCAAGATTTTCGGAGGAAGAAGTTTCAATGGTGAAAGGTTTGCTTAAAATCAGGAAATATCAGGATGCTATGGCCACTCTTGGTGGCGTCTTGGACAGTCGCCAGCCAAGGAGAACTTACCGGTCAAGATGA